The following are encoded together in the Patescibacteria group bacterium genome:
- the groL gene encoding chaperonin GroEL (60 kDa chaperone family; promotes refolding of misfolded polypeptides especially under stressful conditions; forms two stacked rings of heptamers to form a barrel-shaped 14mer; ends can be capped by GroES; misfolded proteins enter the barrel where they are refolded when GroES binds), with product MAKNIQYDELCRDGLRAGANKLADAVKVTLGPKGRNVVIDKGYGAPVITKDGVTVAKEIELENKIENIGAEIIKEAASKTNDVAGDGTTTATVLAQAIVNEGLKNVTAGINPLSLKRGIDKGMQAVVEYLKKNLSKPVTTKEEKAQVASISANDNEIGTIIAEAIDEVGDNGVVTVEESQSFGLQKEKVEGLQFDKGFVSHYMITNPDRMEAEYRDPYILITDKKISSVSEIVPLLEKVAQAGKKELVIIAEDVDGEALATLVVNKLRGTFNTLAIKAPGFGDRRKEMLEDIAVITGGRVITEEVGLKLDHVELADLGKASKVKATKENTTIIEGKGDKTVLANRIAQVKKMITETDSDFDREKLQERLAKLSGGVAVLRVGAATETEMEEKKHRIEDALSATKAAMAEGIVAGGGTALIRALPALDGLKLDHEETIGLNILRRALEEPLRQIAQNAGFEGSVVVEGVKQRQGNIGFNAATGEYVDLVKAGIIDPAKVTRSALENAASAASMLLTTEAVITEIPKKDEPAPMPGGMGGMGGMGGMM from the coding sequence ATGGCCAAAAATATTCAATACGATGAACTCTGTCGCGATGGCCTTCGGGCTGGCGCCAATAAATTAGCCGATGCGGTTAAAGTCACCTTAGGGCCGAAAGGGCGCAATGTGGTGATTGATAAAGGTTATGGTGCTCCAGTGATTACCAAAGATGGCGTTACGGTCGCTAAAGAAATTGAATTAGAAAACAAGATTGAAAATATTGGTGCGGAAATTATTAAAGAAGCCGCCTCTAAAACGAATGATGTCGCCGGTGACGGTACAACCACCGCCACTGTGTTAGCTCAAGCCATTGTGAATGAAGGTTTAAAAAATGTTACCGCCGGTATCAATCCATTAAGTTTAAAAAGAGGGATTGATAAAGGTATGCAGGCCGTGGTGGAATATCTTAAAAAGAATCTCAGTAAACCAGTCACTACCAAAGAAGAAAAAGCTCAAGTGGCGTCAATTTCAGCCAACGATAATGAAATTGGTACAATTATTGCTGAAGCGATTGATGAAGTGGGTGATAACGGTGTTGTGACAGTTGAAGAATCACAAAGCTTTGGTTTACAGAAAGAAAAAGTAGAGGGCTTACAATTTGATAAAGGTTTTGTCTCCCACTACATGATCACTAATCCAGATCGCATGGAAGCTGAATACCGTGATCCATATATATTAATTACCGATAAGAAAATTTCTTCAGTTTCTGAAATTGTTCCTCTTTTAGAAAAAGTGGCTCAGGCCGGTAAAAAAGAATTGGTCATCATTGCCGAAGATGTCGACGGTGAAGCGCTGGCTACTTTAGTGGTGAACAAACTCCGCGGTACCTTCAACACTTTGGCGATTAAAGCCCCTGGGTTTGGTGATCGCCGCAAAGAAATGTTAGAAGACATTGCCGTTATTACCGGTGGTCGTGTTATTACCGAAGAAGTTGGTTTGAAACTTGATCACGTTGAGTTAGCTGATTTAGGTAAAGCCAGTAAAGTAAAAGCTACCAAAGAAAATACCACCATCATTGAAGGTAAAGGTGATAAAACTGTATTAGCTAACCGCATTGCTCAAGTTAAAAAGATGATTACCGAAACCGATTCAGATTTCGATCGTGAGAAATTACAGGAACGTCTAGCTAAATTATCTGGTGGTGTTGCCGTGTTACGAGTGGGAGCCGCGACTGAAACTGAAATGGAAGAAAAGAAACATCGCATTGAAGATGCCCTGTCCGCTACTAAAGCCGCGATGGCTGAAGGGATTGTAGCTGGTGGTGGTACCGCTTTGATTCGAGCCTTACCAGCCTTAGATGGTTTAAAACTCGATCATGAAGAAACCATTGGTTTAAATATTCTGCGCCGCGCTCTTGAAGAACCACTCCGTCAAATTGCTCAAAATGCCGGTTTTGAAGGGTCGGTCGTGGTAGAAGGTGTTAAACAACGCCAGGGTAATATTGGCTTTAATGCCGCCACTGGTGAGTATGTTGATCTTGTTAAAGCTGGTATTATTGACCCAGCTAAAGTAACTCGATCAGCTTTGGAAAATGCCGCCTCGGCTGCTTCTATGTTGCTCACCACTGAAGCTGTCATTACTGAAATCCCCAAGAAAGATGAACCAGCCCCAATGCCAGGTGGTATGGGCGGCATGGGTGGTATGGGCGGAATGATGTAA
- a CDS encoding co-chaperone GroES, whose translation MNLQPVGDRVLVRPLTEQEVTASGIVLPNTVDREKKAEGEVLAIGDGENAKKLTLKVGDTIVFGKYSGDDIEFNDEDLKFLKHDEILAIVKK comes from the coding sequence ATGAATCTACAACCCGTTGGTGATCGCGTCTTGGTTCGCCCGTTGACTGAGCAGGAAGTCACTGCTTCAGGCATCGTGCTACCCAATACCGTCGATCGTGAAAAAAAAGCTGAAGGTGAAGTTCTGGCCATTGGTGATGGCGAGAATGCCAAAAAACTTACTCTCAAAGTCGGTGATACCATCGTGTTTGGTAAATATTCCGGCGATGATATTGAATTCAATGATGAGGATTTAAAATTCCTCAAGCACGACGAGATTTTAGCAATTGTTAAGAAATAA
- a CDS encoding O-antigen ligase family protein has protein sequence MKLPVVLQVAIYTLIFFLPFQTRLILTISQNQFAIIALYGFDILIVIVGLLWLWYWYHQTTLQPNLLASLLGCAILIVAAGSSYFGHDQNLALYYWLHLALGLWLMAIIATSPLKSDWLLGTFTLIGCIQSFTNISQFIFQEVIPNKWLGVASQLPATSGVAVVLTDSGRWLRAYGLMPHPNITGGLILLCLIATAYLSKKYWWLAVPGAVMTLGLILTFSRTALLVWCVMLVIMIIAKKIDPYFLISSLGVLIICLIIYWPLINSRITATNYVEQNSITERQDQIQEFSTVFKQRWPLGIGIGQYTSETVTPIHNVTLMILGELGVFGAIIWYWFILYPVILHKNQLISKPAAYLLLAILLLGITDHYFWTIPSLTLIWCVIIGWFYRLDRE, from the coding sequence ATGAAACTACCAGTTGTTCTTCAAGTCGCCATATATACCCTAATATTTTTTTTGCCCTTTCAAACACGCCTAATATTAACAATTTCACAAAACCAGTTCGCGATTATCGCTCTGTATGGTTTTGATATATTAATTGTCATAGTTGGTTTGTTGTGGTTATGGTACTGGTATCACCAAACAACCCTACAGCCAAATTTATTAGCCAGTTTGTTGGGATGTGCCATTTTAATAGTGGCGGCGGGCTCAAGCTATTTTGGTCACGATCAAAATCTAGCCTTGTATTATTGGCTACATCTCGCTCTTGGTTTATGGCTCATGGCCATTATCGCTACATCTCCGCTAAAATCTGATTGGTTGCTTGGTACTTTTACTTTAATTGGTTGTATCCAATCTTTTACAAATATTAGTCAATTCATTTTTCAGGAAGTTATTCCGAATAAATGGCTCGGGGTAGCCAGTCAACTACCAGCTACCTCTGGTGTGGCGGTGGTATTAACAGATTCCGGTCGTTGGTTACGGGCTTATGGCCTAATGCCTCACCCTAATATCACCGGCGGTTTAATATTATTATGCTTAATAGCAACGGCTTATCTCTCGAAAAAATACTGGTGGCTAGCTGTACCTGGTGCGGTAATGACATTAGGTTTAATTTTAACTTTTTCTCGAACAGCTTTATTAGTCTGGTGTGTCATGCTGGTAATAATGATTATCGCTAAAAAAATTGATCCTTATTTTCTTATTAGTAGTCTGGGAGTATTAATTATTTGTTTGATTATTTATTGGCCACTAATAAATAGCCGTATAACAGCGACCAATTATGTTGAACAAAATTCTATCACTGAACGACAAGACCAAATACAAGAATTTAGCACCGTATTTAAACAACGTTGGCCACTCGGTATTGGCATTGGTCAATATACCAGTGAAACAGTAACTCCAATTCATAATGTCACACTGATGATTCTGGGCGAACTGGGAGTATTTGGTGCTATTATTTGGTATTGGTTCATTTTATACCCCGTTATCTTACATAAAAACCAGCTCATTTCCAAACCAGCCGCATACTTATTATTAGCGATATTATTACTGGGTATAACTGATCATTATTTCTGGACCATTCCCAGTTTAACCCTCATTTGGTGCGTAATTATTGGCTGGTTTTACCGGCTTGACAGGGAGTAA
- a CDS encoding sigma-70 family RNA polymerase sigma factor, giving the protein MSEFEKQIFANANQDYDAAFAKLFGAYCHDVFRVAVAASYYSVDPAIDLTREVFAEAYKYIHAFSPQQGSFHLHLMMVLVKVLRKRSTPVPSTHEIIPKYLKHRLRPDAARLWYAIQHLPFDLWLVCELFYGGHFTPPEIAYILNQPVSQIQTLLGQVHHYLRQVTPTYHEHLIKIYKRRNRFAVLKPNQQVRLMRLLLERKRMRMTFIQRSVWQRLARPRNILILAITGGLIGAMIVALLYREPARQLFTQNNLPTTNQVSSLFTSVVTDRRPSFLYKSGDLPKVEVVRESLVTVTEKLYGTKYVSDQTQPTDADGLTPQFSFAFAEDKYIQVSTAYTYMVPEKLSEDTLQYAALKHFVSLPLNQFTYVNGTYYIPEDPTQFRPLFISFNNNGAIDYQMRQVAICDLPNLTEPIADTQAQSFGYEFLKAHKFIEADEADLEIERMSSENRTVPLDAFCKNGDTKPVQDRLLVYFTPQTSLKFGTAANDQLPLRLPGVAVQLHGKHITNLRVDPLFLLLQSAVRGSDVTLKPLSQAMTELQKYHYPNEAELGEAQRHATVFPQWNHSHGSDRFTQMAVSTVALEYVYDELNHTIEPYYIFTGMGTDGNGKTISARWYVTASTTDVELRGPYRE; this is encoded by the coding sequence ATGTCGGAGTTTGAAAAACAAATATTTGCTAATGCCAACCAGGATTACGACGCCGCCTTTGCCAAATTATTTGGGGCGTATTGCCATGATGTTTTTCGAGTCGCTGTGGCAGCCTCATACTATTCAGTTGATCCAGCTATTGATTTAACGCGGGAAGTGTTTGCTGAGGCCTATAAATATATCCATGCTTTTTCACCACAACAGGGTAGTTTTCATTTACATCTCATGATGGTTTTGGTGAAAGTTTTACGCAAGCGATCCACCCCTGTCCCGTCCACTCACGAAATCATACCGAAATATTTAAAACACAGATTACGGCCAGATGCCGCTCGACTGTGGTATGCCATTCAGCATTTACCGTTTGATCTCTGGTTGGTATGTGAACTATTTTATGGTGGACATTTTACACCTCCAGAAATAGCTTATATTTTAAATCAACCAGTTAGTCAAATACAAACTTTACTAGGCCAAGTACATCATTATTTACGCCAAGTAACGCCGACTTATCATGAACATTTGATAAAAATATATAAACGGCGCAACCGATTTGCTGTGTTAAAACCAAATCAACAAGTCCGTTTGATGCGTTTGCTCTTAGAACGAAAGCGCATGCGAATGACTTTTATTCAACGCAGTGTTTGGCAACGCTTAGCTCGACCGAGAAATATATTAATTTTAGCAATAACTGGTGGATTAATCGGTGCAATGATTGTAGCTCTATTATATCGTGAGCCGGCTCGACAATTATTTACGCAAAATAATTTACCAACTACAAACCAAGTATCCAGTCTATTTACTAGTGTAGTAACAGATCGTCGACCCAGTTTCTTATATAAGTCAGGTGACTTACCAAAAGTTGAGGTTGTGCGTGAATCATTAGTAACCGTTACTGAAAAATTATATGGTACCAAATATGTTAGTGATCAAACTCAGCCAACTGATGCTGATGGTTTAACACCGCAGTTTAGTTTTGCTTTCGCTGAGGATAAATATATCCAGGTTAGTACGGCTTATACTTACATGGTGCCCGAAAAATTATCTGAAGATACGTTGCAATATGCGGCCTTAAAACATTTTGTTTCGCTCCCATTGAATCAATTTACTTATGTGAACGGTACATATTATATCCCGGAAGATCCTACTCAATTTCGGCCGTTATTTATCTCCTTTAATAATAACGGTGCAATTGATTATCAAATGCGACAAGTCGCGATTTGTGATTTACCCAATTTAACTGAACCAATTGCTGATACGCAAGCGCAATCATTTGGCTATGAGTTTTTAAAAGCTCATAAATTTATTGAAGCCGATGAAGCTGATTTAGAGATTGAACGAATGAGTAGTGAAAATCGTACTGTACCACTCGATGCCTTTTGTAAAAATGGTGATACCAAACCCGTGCAAGATCGTTTATTAGTGTATTTTACTCCACAAACCTCATTGAAATTTGGCACAGCAGCGAATGATCAATTACCACTGCGGTTGCCCGGTGTGGCGGTGCAATTACATGGTAAACATATTACTAATCTACGGGTCGATCCATTATTTTTACTTTTACAATCAGCGGTGCGCGGTTCAGACGTGACCTTGAAACCCCTCAGTCAAGCGATGACAGAGTTACAGAAATATCACTATCCCAATGAAGCGGAGCTAGGTGAAGCACAGCGTCATGCTACAGTCTTTCCACAATGGAATCATAGTCACGGGTCAGATCGATTTACGCAAATGGCTGTGAGCACAGTGGCCTTAGAATATGTTTATGATGAACTCAATCACACCATCGAACCTTATTATATTTTTACTGGTATGGGTACTGATGGTAATGGTAAAACTATTTCAGCACGGTGGTATGTGACAGCTTCTACAACTGATGTTGAATTAAGGGGACCGTACAGGGAATAG
- the uvrA gene encoding excinuclease ABC subunit UvrA, protein MDNFISIRGARVHNLKNISVDIPRNQLVVITGLSGSGKSSLAFDTIYAEGQRRYVESLSAYARQFLGLMDKPDVDQISGLSPAISIDQKTTSHNPRSTVGTVTEIYDYLRLLYARIGIPHCPNDGTVVCKQTVKQIIEAVTHLPIDHKVMIVAPVIRDKKGEHRNVIDTAKKSGYSRLRIDGLMLPIEEAEDMTLDKKKKHAIDIVIDRLTITADLDKERLAESLETALDLGNGLVIIHDTTVERDQIFSERFACPNCGFNMEELEPRNFSFNSPHGACPECTGLGTKLEVDPDLIIPNKRLSISEGAIRPWSRTSANQTWMMRILETVAQAQGFSIHDPVKDLSAAALQTVLFGSGDNSYDINAPYAPGKVKGFYTSYEGVIPNLERRYKETESDYMRGEIERYMRISLCPTCSGKRLKPAVLGVTIHAADIASLCALSISQLRTTFSSYELTQREQKIASPIVKEVKERIEFLHNVGLDYLTLDRAAATLSGGEAQRIRLATQIGSALMGVIYILDEPSIGLHQRDNARLIATLKTLRDLGNTVIVVEHDADTIEAADHVIDIGPGAGSHGGEVVAEGTPTVIKKNKHSLTGLYLSGKETISPPKKYRSGNGKAIKIFGAQEFNLKNIDVSIPLGKLVCITGVSGSGKSTLMIDILAKALAQHFFNAKDHPGKHREITGLEHLDKVIHIDQSPIGRTPRSNAATYTGVFTAIRDLFTQVPEAKMRGYKAGRFSFNVKGGRCEACEGDGVQCIAMQLLPDVYVKCDECQGKRYNLQALEIHYKGKTIADVLEMTVEEAVQFFTHIPAIHEKLHTLLDVGLGYIQLGQNATTLSGGEAQRIKLATELSRRATGKTLYILDEPTTGLHFADVKRLLSVLHKLVDKGNSVLIIEHNLDVIKCSDWLIDLGPEGGDGGGEIIAEGTPEQVKLVKNSYTAQFLRRL, encoded by the coding sequence ATCTCAATTGATCAAAAAACTACGTCACACAATCCCCGTTCCACCGTTGGCACAGTCACTGAAATCTATGATTATCTGCGCTTACTCTATGCCCGTATCGGTATCCCCCATTGCCCAAATGATGGCACAGTGGTTTGTAAACAAACGGTTAAACAAATTATTGAAGCGGTCACTCATTTACCAATCGATCACAAAGTAATGATCGTAGCTCCGGTGATTCGTGATAAAAAAGGTGAACACCGTAATGTCATAGACACAGCCAAAAAATCTGGTTACAGCCGCTTACGAATTGATGGTCTGATGCTTCCGATTGAAGAAGCTGAAGACATGACTTTAGATAAAAAGAAAAAACACGCTATTGATATTGTGATTGATCGCCTCACCATCACGGCAGACTTGGATAAAGAACGCCTCGCTGAATCTTTGGAAACGGCCTTAGATTTAGGAAACGGCTTAGTGATTATTCACGATACCACAGTTGAACGTGATCAAATATTTTCCGAACGGTTCGCTTGCCCCAACTGTGGTTTTAATATGGAAGAACTGGAACCGCGTAATTTTTCGTTTAATAGCCCCCATGGCGCTTGCCCAGAATGTACCGGTTTAGGCACCAAACTTGAAGTGGATCCTGATTTGATTATTCCAAATAAACGCTTATCTATTTCCGAAGGAGCCATTCGCCCGTGGTCACGCACCTCGGCTAATCAAACCTGGATGATGCGTATTTTAGAAACCGTGGCACAAGCCCAAGGTTTTTCGATTCATGATCCAGTGAAAGATTTATCAGCCGCTGCTCTGCAAACCGTGTTATTTGGTTCTGGAGATAATAGTTATGATATCAATGCCCCTTATGCACCTGGTAAAGTTAAAGGTTTTTATACCTCCTATGAAGGTGTCATTCCGAATTTAGAACGCCGCTACAAAGAAACTGAATCTGATTACATGCGCGGTGAAATCGAACGGTACATGCGCATCTCACTGTGTCCAACCTGTTCTGGCAAAAGATTAAAACCAGCCGTACTCGGAGTTACCATTCATGCTGCTGATATTGCTAGTTTGTGTGCCTTAAGTATTAGCCAATTGCGTACAACTTTTTCCAGTTATGAATTAACGCAACGCGAACAAAAAATTGCTTCCCCCATTGTGAAAGAAGTTAAAGAACGGATAGAGTTTTTACATAATGTCGGTTTAGATTACCTAACTTTAGATCGCGCCGCTGCCACCTTGTCTGGCGGTGAAGCCCAACGCATTCGGTTAGCCACCCAAATTGGTTCAGCCCTCATGGGGGTGATTTATATACTAGATGAACCGTCAATTGGTTTGCACCAACGTGATAACGCTCGTTTGATTGCTACTTTAAAAACCTTGCGTGATTTAGGTAACACCGTAATTGTGGTCGAACATGATGCCGACACCATTGAAGCCGCTGATCATGTGATTGATATTGGCCCAGGCGCCGGTAGCCATGGTGGTGAAGTTGTCGCGGAAGGTACACCGACCGTCATTAAGAAAAATAAACATTCTCTGACTGGTTTGTATTTATCTGGCAAAGAGACAATCTCTCCACCTAAAAAATATCGCTCAGGCAACGGTAAGGCCATTAAAATTTTTGGGGCGCAAGAATTTAATTTAAAAAATATTGATGTGTCTATTCCATTAGGAAAATTAGTGTGTATCACCGGCGTATCTGGTTCAGGTAAATCTACACTCATGATCGATATTCTCGCCAAAGCACTGGCGCAACATTTTTTTAATGCCAAAGATCATCCCGGTAAACATCGTGAAATAACCGGCTTGGAACATCTCGATAAAGTCATTCATATTGATCAATCCCCCATTGGTCGAACCCCACGTTCTAATGCCGCCACCTACACCGGGGTCTTTACTGCCATTCGTGATTTATTCACGCAAGTACCAGAGGCCAAAATGCGCGGTTATAAAGCTGGCCGGTTCTCTTTTAATGTGAAGGGTGGCCGGTGCGAGGCGTGTGAAGGTGATGGTGTCCAATGCATTGCTATGCAATTATTACCAGATGTTTATGTAAAGTGCGATGAATGTCAGGGTAAAAGATACAATTTACAGGCTTTAGAAATTCACTATAAAGGTAAAACGATCGCTGATGTTTTGGAAATGACGGTTGAAGAGGCTGTCCAGTTTTTTACTCATATTCCAGCGATTCATGAAAAATTACATACCTTATTAGATGTCGGTTTGGGTTATATTCAACTCGGACAAAATGCTACAACCCTATCTGGTGGTGAAGCCCAAAGAATTAAGCTGGCCACAGAATTATCACGCCGCGCCACTGGTAAAACTTTATACATTCTAGATGAACCAACCACTGGTTTACACTTTGCCGATGTCAAAAGATTACTTAGTGTGTTACATAAGTTAGTTGATAAAGGTAACAGTGTATTGATTATCGAACATAATTTAGATGTTATAAAATGTTCTGATTGGTTGATAGATTTAGGCCCCGAGGGTGGTGATGGTGGTGGCGAAATTATTGCTGAAGGTACTCCAGAACAAGTGAAACTGGTAAAGAACTCCTACACCGCGCAGTTTTTACGGCGCTTATGA